The genomic DNA cccctTTGCTTTTTTCTCCCTCTCTCACTTCAcacttctcctccttcttcttcgtcttcttcttggaaagaaagagagagagagagagataagatgGTGTTAGGAAAGCGTCATGGATCTCTGATCAAGAGAACAACAAGCATGAAGATGATCACACTCGATACACCCACGATCTATGATGCATCTCAGCCGTCCGATCATCTAACCATTCATCAACACCATCATAATCAGACGGTGGTGATGGCTACTAACTACGATGATTTCTTGAAGACTTGTAGCCTCTGCAATCGAAGTCTCTGCCATCATCGTGACATTTATATGTACAGGTACGAATacggttttttgtttttttttttctttattaatatttcacAAACCCCTTCAACTAATTTCAAAAGATGTATTCATTAccgctatatatatatgtaatatggttgaatatgaacaaatatttcgtatataatgaaaatgttatatattGTATCGTTTTTGTAGAGGGAACAACGCATTTTGTAGCTTAGAGTGCAGGGAGAAGCAAATTAAGCTGGACGagagaaaagcaaagaaaaacgGCTTCGTATCATCCAAGAAACCAATTCGTATTTAATCGATCGATCATGTATGATCtcttatgataataataatttttccttTATGGGTAAAATTAGTATGTGTTTGCGTTTTGTATATAAGAATGATGAAAAacccgagaaaaaaaaaaatagaaaatgagaCTAAATGATTGTAGAGATCATATAATGTAGCTTCATTATAAGCTCTAGAGTAATCAAATTTGCTTTGTTCGTGTGAGTTTTCGTTGTGATGTGTAATATGTAATGTAATATCAATATTGGTGTATATGTATTCAGGTGGTCTACAACTTGTTGTAACATAATTGCAAAAGACTTTTATAATATCAGATGGACTGATTCTTAAACGtctttagaaaatataatttgtgaTAGGGATCAGTTGTGAGAAATTCTATAAATAAATTGTATCGAATCTTGGGTGACGAAAACTAAAagattttatcttatttaagaGCAAAATTCCAGTTGGCCGGCTAAATTCTCccctaatatttaaaattacaagaaataataatatttctgttctataaaaataataatatcagttGAAATATCATAGAATAATATGAGTTTTATATCCGTAGTGAATGTGATTTAAGTCCTAGCATACAAATTATTGTTTGGACTACCGATTTTGATTATAAACTAAATATTCGTATgagttagagaaaaaaagaagctaattTAACTTCTAACATTAAATTATAAGTACATTTAAAAGAATTAGATACAATATCAAGAAAATGCATTTTCTAGTTACAGAGTTTTCGGATAGCCAAGTGTTTTACATGTGGTGGATTGATTTGATCATTTGAGCTCCGACTCGGATGTTTTTGATTCGTGATAGgttcacaaaaagaaagagCTACTTGTCAGAAACATATGCATCCTGAAAATATAGTTGTCGGTTGatattaaaaacacacaaaaataaaatgtctcTTGATGAATATGACTGACCCGAAACGTGGGCCAATACTGGCCCAACAATCATGGGCTTATAATGTCTATTACCGTGTAGTCTTTTTAAGTAATCCATATCACATACATACAAATTTGTGAAATGAAAAAAGTTGTGGGACCTTTTGATatatgagttttgattcttgatAAGATCTTTGGATTTAGAAGATCAAAGCTTTGTTTCACTTTGATATTATTATAAGGATCATCGTATTGCAATGCACACTAGGAGTTAAAATTTCATTGGACTAACAAGGATTTGCACCAAGTCATGATCTAGTCCAcacatgtttctttttgtatataacCATACCTCTagtgtatattttaattctaaatcTACTCTTTATTAAGCTTACAAAAGTTAAGAAAGTGTTGTCCTTTGGAATTCTTTAATGGGGATAATCAATGACCACTTACGAAGATCCCAAATCTTACAACTATCATTAAGATATTACAAAAGTAATGTGTAATGGTCTTAATGGATCACATAAAAACTATTAGAGTAATTTGATCATCCTCCATCATAAGGTGTATATAAATACATACAGAGTCTTTGTTCAATCAAACATATCCATCAACAAAAACCTCatctttgattcttgattttgtaagcattttttttatttaaaaaatgggtGTTATGGAGAAGAAACTTCGTTCACTAAAATGCGAAGTGAGAATAGTAGAAGCAAGAAACGTAGAGATCAAGTCTCAAGCTACTACTCTGTTCGTTAGATTCTATCTCTCTGCAGGACACAACAGAAAGATCGAAGTAAAAACGAGACAGATCTCTTCGAAATCAGACCAGCTCATGTGGGATCAATCTTTTGGTCTGGAGTGTCAAGGGAACGAAGCAGCAGTTCAAGAACTGAAGCAACAGAGAGTTGTTTTCGAGCTACGGAGGAAGAAAACGTCAACTTTTCTTAGGAAGTCATCAAGATCTGAGGTTTTGGGGACAGGAGAGGTTTCATGGGAATCAGTTTTCGAGTCACCGGGCATGGAGATTGAGAGATTTGTGGTGATGGATGACTCCAAAACTCCGGTTTTTAGAGATGAGAAACCTATGTTGTTGAAGGTAGCTTTAAAGGTCCAAGCTTTAGAAGAAACGGAGAAGAAGttgaacaagaaagaagaaagattagAGAAGCTTTGTTCTgtgtgtagtagtagtagagaTTGTGGAGGCTGCAGTTGCTTAGATTATGAAGCTTTTGCTTTGGCCTGTGCTTTAGAttgtatttaaagaaagaaagaaaaaaacagattttgatTCAAATTAACAAACTCAAACGAACATTGGTGATAAATAGTTGCAGAACCAGTTTCACAACTCTTTTATTCATAACAAACCAGGCAGAGTAATAAAAGGGGGACATCAGAAATTGAAACAGTTTCAAACATCACCATGTCCGAGAAGAGCAACAAGCATGTCTTCATAATCACCAGAAGTGTCTTTGGCGATGGCACGGTCCAAAGGAATGCTGTTCCTTCGCTGATACTCCTCTTTGATACGTTCCATGTCAACTTCAGTTCTTGTAGTCACGACACGGGTTAGTCCCCATTCGTCTGTTCCCATTTTGTTGATTGATAGACGCAGAACCTTCTCAAAATGCTTCTCAGGGTATGTCAAACATGTGATTACAGCTCTTAGGAGTTTCAAGTAGTCATTGTCGTCTGACTCTTCCTTCAAGTTCTGCAATAATTTAACTTCATAATCAGCTGTCTAAACAAGACAATATAGCAGAAAAACACAGTTGGTGGGTAAAGTTAACCTTGTTAATAGAGTTTCCATGCTCGTTGTTGTAGTGGTTGAGTGTTGCACCTAGCTGTGCTTTGCTTCTGGTGGTCAAGATTCTGATTAAGTCATCATCGCTGTAAGCTTTCTCTGAGACCTTCTCGTGAAGTATCTTAGCTTCAGATCTTGCAAGCATCATGTTCACATCATCTCCTTCATACCTGAAAGTGCTCACAAGAGGAAGCAAAAGCTACACAAAAGAGGTGACAGAAGACGTCAGAAAAATGAGTCTCATATCCAAAACAAACATGCAAAGGCTCTGTTTAGTTATTGATTGATGTACCTTACGAAGGTCACCAGATGTGTGTTGAGCAACATCTTCCTCAAGTGATTTCTTGTAACGAGCTTGGTAAGCTTGCTTGACCTTGAAAAGCTGAAGAGCAGGCCTTGTGCAAGCAATTTCAACAAGAACCCAATTGTTCTTGGTGAACATTTTGGTGGATTCTTTAGCTAGATAAGCATCTCTCTCTGCTGGATCAAGAGTCCACAACATCACAGCACGCTGTTACAAAATTCAGTTTCACATCCCCAAATCAGTCACAAGAATATGTTTTCAGAGACAGagaagagttaaaaaaaaaaaacctcaaagtCACTAGAAAGCTCTTTGTCTAAGGCCTTGAGAAGATCCTCACTGTAGGTAGCTGCATAAACGCTGCGGATTAAGCTGCGTTGCGCTGCGTTCCTGTGAGCTAGGATTGATATGATCAGCTTCTCGTTGGTACCCCATCCTGTTTCCATCAagaccaaaccaaaaaacaacatttttaaGACATGTCATGTCACAGATCTCATAAAGgagaacacaaacaaacaactaTACATGTCATTTTCGAAAACATGATTTTGGATCACTACAGAACAAAAAGTAACATACTTTCATCATAATCAATCATTTAGGACATCATCAGACCNgggggggggggggggggggggggggttacACAGATCAGGTCAAACAAGATTAAAGTAAATCCCTAACCACCAATGTACGTAGTCGTGaccaaaacatcaaaaacagaacaaaatctaagaaactTGACGATGGAGAGTACATAATAAGAAATCAATAGGATCAAACGACAAGATTAGATTAGatcgtagaagaagaagaagaagaagaagaagaaacaaaaactagcAGATCAAATGATGAAAAGGAAAAGATCAGAGAGACCTGAGAATGCCTTGTGGAGTTGCTCTGCGTCTTCTTCAGGAAGAGGAACATTGCTTGGGACTTTGAGAGacgccatttttgttttttttttttgtttgggatcAGTGAACTctttagatctctctctctgtgtgttTTGATTGTAATGACTATAATGAGAGACGCGCACGTCTACTTAAGTAATGTAACGGGAGAAtcccaaaaattattttaatttgataatttcaaAGTTATTGTAAGTTAaagtatttaattataataatgttaataaTTGAATATGGACATATATTCTTCTACTAAATATTTTTACAgcctgtttttttcttttttttctccttttaacaGATGATTTTCCTCTTTTAtgctaaaaattaataaatttaattgggGTTATTGTTTTTAGAAAGTAATCCAAGCAAATTATGTGTAAATTACaactttatctttttcttttcacaaatcTGGCTGTAATTACCAAATCAATAATGCAAAAGAGATACTATACCAAATTaagttaaattgtttttttttcaaaaacttacaaatttctttttgCTAGAAATCAATTTCTAACAAACTAGAAAAGGATAGAAATCGACCCGTGTCAAAATATGAATTCAATGATATTGATTAGTACAGTTTTTTTAATGTGATGTAACTTTGATTATTCAAAATGTGAACAGGCACGTTTGACTATACATATGTTTATCAAAGAGTAGGTCCAAAATGAAACTAAATCTTTatccctttttattattttacaaaaatactatGGAAAAGGCGATGATGATTAGATGAGTTCACACTTTACTTAATGGTGTTGATAAcgaataattaaaatttaaaagatcaCGTTATTGGAACAGCTATACATATAGATAAGCTAGAGAGAACTGACGATTAATATAAAACGTTACATTAGGAAAAACgagattttcattttcttcattttcttaacTATACGAAAACGACATGGGAGGATTCACGTGTTTGGCGCTAGAGCTAATGCTGGAGGGTGGAGCAGTTGCTTCGTCTACTCACATTTGATTCTGATAATAACttaactatatttttgttttcttggaaaGTGAAATGCTATACAAGTATGTACAAATAATGAATGAGGTTAGGTTACCTGtctttttttcatataataaatGTGAATCTGAAAAGTCtatccacaaaaaaagaaaaagaaaaaaacaagcaaaAGCGAAAAAGATTGACAAAATGAGAAAATCGACTCCGCTGGGGACGAACCCAGAGTCTCTGGTTTCGTAGACCAGCGCCTTATCCATTGGGCCACGGAGTCTTACTTGCTTAACTATTTACCTACTAAGTACTTATAAGGAACACAAGGCCCTGCACTTAAGTAAGAACAAGCCAAGGACAAATACAAGAAGAGTTGTAAAGAAAGACAAGCTTTTGTAATGAAACAAGTTCGGATCCATCAAATTAAACGTTCAAAATCTTTAAGTATCTAGCTTACAAGATTTGtctaaaacaaacaagaacgaGAAAATACGCAGAAACTTGGGCACAAATGCACACGTCGTGTATCACACTTGAAGTAACTGGACATCCATGAAAtctgcaaaaagaaaaggaagagttGTTAGTGACTGATACCGATACCTCTAGAAGATGATGATATTATCACATCAACCATATCTGTCTGCAGAAACACAtacctttgttttcttctctcaaaCAGCGCCTGTAATGTTCTCTTCTAATCCGTTCTTAGGAAGAGAATCTACTGAATCGGATCCAACCTTAGCAGCAGCTTTATTCTCTTCATAAGCTGCAACATGAACTCCAAGAGCCGCACGGCCTGACGGATCAAGATTCTTTGACCAAGTTGCATCCCATTCTACAGCTTTCGCTGTACTGCAAGCTATACTTGGCCCTCCTGGTACAGTCGCCCTTGCAGCGCTCTGCtcaggaaacaaaaacatatcagCACGAAGACAAAGGTGTACTGCAAGCTATACTTTTCaatgaatgatatattttgaatatttatggcatattattattaccttgGGGAAGAACTTTTCGAAGATGGTTCTGTAGTAGTAAGCTTCTTTTGTCAGAGGAGTGTTATCCGGGAAGACAAAGCTTGCGTTCGATAACATAGTATCAGAGACCTATACCACGAAAATAGGCAAGTTTTTCTGTCAATCGTTtctaaaattcaacaaaaaatgcTTTCAAAGTGATATTTCTTACATGTTTGTTTGCATGATCTTTTAGACCATCAATCCAGCTATACCCAACTCCATCACTAAACTGCTCTTTCTGTCTATACAGAATATGCTGCATTCACCAGAATATGAGAAATTTTGTTAGAACATTGTAAGTGTAACTACAgggtatatataaaaagaacgGCTTTAGTTATTAGTAAACAAACCTTTGGTAGATAAGGTCGTTCTTCATCATCAAAGGCATTGCGCAGCACCCACTTCTCGATCCTTCCAAGATCAGGCTTGATCATCTTCCATTCTGGATCAATGCTCATTGCGACATTTAAAAATTCTTTATCTAGGAAAGGCACACGAGCTTCAACACCCCATGCAGAAGTTGATTTGTTAGCCCTCAAACAATCAAATTGGTGGAGAGCTTTGATCTATAAGTAAGGCAATGCATAGACAACATTCAGTGAtggacaaaatcaaatcatcaaaatatGTTCTTGGGTCAGATTAAAAGGAAATACCTTTCGGCATGTTTCCTCATGAAATTCTTTCTTATTGGGTGCCTTATGGAAGTACAAGTACCCTCCGAGTATTTCATCAGAACCTTCCCCAGAAAGAACCATCTTTACACCTAAAGATTTAATTTTTCTGGACATAAGAAACATCGGAGTGCTAGCTCTTATTGTTGTCACATCATAGGTTTCAATATGGTAAATGACTTCCTCGATTGCATCTATCCCATCCTGGAAATGATCAAGAGTAAGAGCTAAAGCTgtattattaaaagaaacaatgtATGATAATGAATCAGATTCAAGAAATTTTTATACCTGAACTGTAAACTGAAACTCATGGTGGCGTGTTCCAAGATAGTCAGCAACTTCTCTGCCAGCTTTAAGATCCGGCGAtccctgaaaacaaaaaaacgaaaatatatagtTAGAATCTTGAAG from Camelina sativa cultivar DH55 chromosome 2, Cs, whole genome shotgun sequence includes the following:
- the LOC104743037 gene encoding asparagine synthetase [glutamine-hydrolyzing] 2, giving the protein MCGILAVLGCIDNTQAKRSRIIELSRRLRHRGPDWSGLHCYEDCYLAHERLAIIDPTSGDQPLYNENKTIVVTVNGEIYNHKILREKIKSHKFHTGSDCEVIAHLYEEYGEEIIDMLDGMFAFVLLDTRDKSFIAARDAIGVIPLYIGWGVDGSVWFASEMKALSDDCEQFMAFPPGHIYSSKQGGLRRWYNPPWYSEQVPSTPYDPLVLRNAFEKAVIKRLMTDVPFGVLLSGGLDSSLVAAVALRHLEQSEAAQWGSQLHTFCIGLKGSPDLKAGREVADYLGTRHHEFQFTVQDGIDAIEEVIYHIETYDVTTIRASTPMFLMSRKIKSLGVKMVLSGEGSDEILGGYLYFHKAPNKKEFHEETCRKIKALHQFDCLRANKSTSAWGVEARVPFLDKEFLNVAMSIDPEWKMIKPDLGRIEKWVLRNAFDDEERPYLPKHILYRQKEQFSDGVGYSWIDGLKDHANKHVSDTMLSNASFVFPDNTPLTKEAYYYRTIFEKFFPKSAARATVPGGPSIACSTAKAVEWDATWSKNLDPSGRAALGVHVAAYEENKAAAKVGSDSVDSLPKNGLEENITGAV
- the LOC104743011 gene encoding uncharacterized protein LOC104743011, translated to MVLGKRHGSLIKRTTSMKMITLDTPTIYDASQPSDHLTIHQHHHNQTVVMATNYDDFLKTCSLCNRSLCHHRDIYMYRGNNAFCSLECREKQIKLDERKAKKNGFVSSKKPIRI
- the LOC104743018 gene encoding annexin D2; translation: MASLKVPSNVPLPEEDAEQLHKAFSGWGTNEKLIISILAHRNAAQRSLIRSVYAATYSEDLLKALDKELSSDFERAVMLWTLDPAERDAYLAKESTKMFTKNNWVLVEIACTRPALQLFKVKQAYQARYKKSLEEDVAQHTSGDLRKLLLPLVSTFRYEGDDVNMMLARSEAKILHEKVSEKAYSDDDLIRILTTRSKAQLGATLNHYNNEHGNSINKNLKEESDDNDYLKLLRAVITCLTYPEKHFEKVLRLSINKMGTDEWGLTRVVTTRTEVDMERIKEEYQRRNSIPLDRAIAKDTSGDYEDMLVALLGHGDV
- the LOC104743028 gene encoding uncharacterized protein LOC104743028; the encoded protein is MGVMEKKLRSLKCEVRIVEARNVEIKSQATTLFVRFYLSAGHNRKIEVKTRQISSKSDQLMWDQSFGLECQGNEAAVQELKQQRVVFELRRKKTSTFLRKSSRSEVLGTGEVSWESVFESPGMEIERFVVMDDSKTPVFRDEKPMLLKVALKVQALEETEKKLNKKEERLEKLCSVCSSSRDCGGCSCLDYEAFALACALDCI